One genomic region from Ochotona princeps isolate mOchPri1 chromosome 5, mOchPri1.hap1, whole genome shotgun sequence encodes:
- the CCL20 gene encoding C-C motif chemokine 20: MCSGRSLLLTGLMAALLLHLCSESEAASNFDCCLQYTEFVIPPMSIVGFTQQLANEVCDIDAIIFHTRKNLAVCADPKKLWVKRVLRNLSRRARTT; this comes from the exons ATGTGCTCTGGCAGAAGCCTGCTCCTGACTGGCCTGATGGCAGCGTTACTTCTCCATCTCTGCAGTGAGTCTGAAG CAGCAAGCAACTTTGATTGTTGCCTCCAGTATACAGAATTTGTAATTCCTCCCATGTCTATTGTGGGCTTCACTCAGCAACTGGCCAATGAAGTTTGTGACATCGATGCTATCAT CTTTCACACAAGGAAAAATTTGGCTGTGTGTGCAGACCCAAAGAAGTTATGGGTGAAGAGAGTTTTGCGTAACCTCAG TCGTAGAGCCAGGACTACATAA